In Kineococcus rhizosphaerae, the genomic stretch GCGCGACCGTCGCCGCGGCCGCGGCCTCGACGGCGTCGTTGACGACGACCGCCGCCCCGGCGCGCGCCAGCGCGAGCGCGTACGCGGCGCCGAGGCCGGCCCCGGCGCCGGTGACGACGGCGACCTTGCCCTGCAGGGAGATGCTCATGACGTTCCTCTCGGTGGTGCGGTCAGCGGACGGCGAAGACGTCCAGGAGGACGCGGTCGGGTTCGCGGCGGGCGGTGGCCACGAAGACCGTGCGGGTCACCCAGGCCCACGCCGGGGCGGCGCTCGACAGTTCGGGGGTGCAGCGGAAGTAGATCCGCGCGGGGTCGACGGGTTCACCCCGCACGAGGGCCGCGATGTCCTGCGCCGCACCCGATCGCACACCGCGGTTGTGCACGCCCAGCCGGTCGCCGGCGTCGGTCTCGACGACGTACCGGGCGTCCAGCCGGGTCAGCTCGGCGGACACGAGGACCTGGTGGTCGGCTCCCCCGGGCACGACGTGCCCGCGCAGACCGTCCGGACCGCTCAGGGTGCCTCCGAGGATCGGGACCATCCGGCGGTGGCCGTCCTCGGCGGGGCCGAGGTCGACCGGAGGGCCGACCTCGACGGTCAGGGAGAACACGGGCTCCAGCACGGGGGTCCCGCTCACGCGACGCCGCCCGTCGCGGCGGCGACGCGGCGCGCGACGTCCTCGGCGGCCTGCCGGCGCAGGTCGGCGCGGCGGATCTTGCCGCTGCCGCCGACGGGGAGCTCGTCGACGCGGAACACCCAGCGGGGGATCTTGTAGGCGGCGACGCGTCCCCGCAGCCGTTCGCGCAGTTCCTCGGGGTCGAGGTCGTGCCCGTCCAGGGCGGTGACGTAGGCCGCGCCGACCTCGCCCCAGCGCTCGTCGGGCACCGGCACGAGCGCCACGGTGGCCACGCCGGGCAGTCCGGCGATCACGGCCTCCACCTCGGCCGGGTAGACGTTCTCGCCCCCGGAGATGAACAGGTCCTTGAGGCGGTCCACG encodes the following:
- a CDS encoding DUF3237 domain-containing protein: MSGTPVLEPVFSLTVEVGPPVDLGPAEDGHRRMVPILGGTLSGPDGLRGHVVPGGADHQVLVSAELTRLDARYVVETDAGDRLGVHNRGVRSGAAQDIAALVRGEPVDPARIYFRCTPELSSAAPAWAWVTRTVFVATARREPDRVLLDVFAVR